From Phalacrocorax carbo chromosome 6, bPhaCar2.1, whole genome shotgun sequence, a single genomic window includes:
- the S1PR1 gene encoding sphingosine 1-phosphate receptor 1 isoform X1 translates to MPISNACAANYSSARAAVSEAVRQSRAGRIAAGQPPGLRSASPSGGRWGSGAQLGTMSSGTTAPPKVVSNLTSTDVNYVIKEHYNYTGKLNENADSGIKVTSVVFIIICCFIILENIFVLLTIWKTKKFHRPMYYFIGNLALSDLLAGVAYTANLLLSGHKTYSLTRSQWFVREGSMFVALSASVFSLLAIAIERYITMLKMKLHNGSNSFRSFLLISACWVISVILGGLPIMGWNCINLLSDCSTVLPLYHKHYILFCTTVFTGLLLSIVVLYCRIYSMVRTRSRRLTFRKNITKATRSSEKSLALLKTVIIVLTAFIACWAPLFILLLLDVGCKVKTCPILYKAEYFLVLAVLNSATNPIIYTLTNKEMRRAFIKILCCCKCPPADSGTKFKRPIIGGMEFSRSKSDNSSHPQKEEGDRPETIMSSGNVTSSS, encoded by the exons ATGCCCATTTCAAACGCTTGCGCTGCTAATTATTCAAGTGCAAG GGCTGCTGTTTCTGAGGCCGTGCGGCAGAGCCGGGCGGGCCGCATTGCTGCGGGGCAGCCGCCGGGTTTGCGCTCGGCGTCACCGTCCGGCGGCCGCTGGGGCAGCGGCGCCCAGCTGGGCACCATGAGCTCCGGCACCACCGCCCCGCCGAAGGTCGTCAGCAACCTCACCAGCACTGATGTCAACTATGTCATCAAAGAGCATTATAATTACACGGGAAAGCTAAATGAGAATGCGGACAGTGGAATAAAAGTGACATCGGTGGTTTTTATCATCATTTGCTGCTTTATAATCTTAGAGAACATTTTTGTCTTGCTCACCATCTGGAAAACCAAGAAGTTCCACAGACCCATGTACTATTTCATTGGGAACTTGGCTCTTTCGGACTTGCTGGCTGGCGTGGCGTACACTGCCAACCTCCTGCTCTCTGGGCACAAAACCTACAGCCTCACCCGCTCCCAGTGGTTTGTAAGGGAAGGCAGCATGTTCGTGGCCTTGTCAGCTTCTGTGTTCAGCTTGTTGGCCATTGCCATCGAGAGATACATCACCATGCTGAAGATGAAACTCCACAATGGCAGCAACAGCTTCCGCTCCTTCCTGCTGATCAGCGCATGCTGGGTGATCTCCGTGATCCTTGGGGGACTCCCCATCATGGGCTGGAACTGCATCAACCTCTTGTCCGACTGCTCCACCGTGCTGCCCCTCTACCACAAGCACTATATTCTCTTTTGCACCACCGTTTTCACTGGCCTTTTGCTATCTATTGTCGTCCTCTATTGCAGGATCTACTCCATGGTGAGGACTAGGAGCCGCAGGCTGACGTTTCGGAAAAACATTACCAAAGCTACTAGGAGCTCAGAAAAGTCGCTAGCCTTGCTCAAGACAGTGATCATAGTCCTGACTGCCTTCATTGCCTGCTGGGCTCCCTTGTTCATCCTGCTTTTGCTGGATGTGGGCTGTAAAGTGAAGACCTGCCCAATCCTCTATAAAGCAGAATATTTCTTAGTACTGGCCGTGCTCAACTCAGCCACGAACCCTATCATCTACACCTTGACAAACAAAGAGATGCGGAGGGCTTTCATCAAGatcctgtgctgctgcaaatGTCCCCCGGCTGATTCGGGGACCAAATTCAAGAGGCCGATCATCGGAGGGATGGAGTTCAGCCGGAGTAAGTCTGACAACTCCTCCCACCCACAGAAGGAGGAAGGCGACCGTCCTGAAACCATCATGTCTTCGGGCAACGTTACCTCATCATCTTAG
- the S1PR1 gene encoding sphingosine 1-phosphate receptor 1 isoform X2: MSSGTTAPPKVVSNLTSTDVNYVIKEHYNYTGKLNENADSGIKVTSVVFIIICCFIILENIFVLLTIWKTKKFHRPMYYFIGNLALSDLLAGVAYTANLLLSGHKTYSLTRSQWFVREGSMFVALSASVFSLLAIAIERYITMLKMKLHNGSNSFRSFLLISACWVISVILGGLPIMGWNCINLLSDCSTVLPLYHKHYILFCTTVFTGLLLSIVVLYCRIYSMVRTRSRRLTFRKNITKATRSSEKSLALLKTVIIVLTAFIACWAPLFILLLLDVGCKVKTCPILYKAEYFLVLAVLNSATNPIIYTLTNKEMRRAFIKILCCCKCPPADSGTKFKRPIIGGMEFSRSKSDNSSHPQKEEGDRPETIMSSGNVTSSS, from the coding sequence ATGAGCTCCGGCACCACCGCCCCGCCGAAGGTCGTCAGCAACCTCACCAGCACTGATGTCAACTATGTCATCAAAGAGCATTATAATTACACGGGAAAGCTAAATGAGAATGCGGACAGTGGAATAAAAGTGACATCGGTGGTTTTTATCATCATTTGCTGCTTTATAATCTTAGAGAACATTTTTGTCTTGCTCACCATCTGGAAAACCAAGAAGTTCCACAGACCCATGTACTATTTCATTGGGAACTTGGCTCTTTCGGACTTGCTGGCTGGCGTGGCGTACACTGCCAACCTCCTGCTCTCTGGGCACAAAACCTACAGCCTCACCCGCTCCCAGTGGTTTGTAAGGGAAGGCAGCATGTTCGTGGCCTTGTCAGCTTCTGTGTTCAGCTTGTTGGCCATTGCCATCGAGAGATACATCACCATGCTGAAGATGAAACTCCACAATGGCAGCAACAGCTTCCGCTCCTTCCTGCTGATCAGCGCATGCTGGGTGATCTCCGTGATCCTTGGGGGACTCCCCATCATGGGCTGGAACTGCATCAACCTCTTGTCCGACTGCTCCACCGTGCTGCCCCTCTACCACAAGCACTATATTCTCTTTTGCACCACCGTTTTCACTGGCCTTTTGCTATCTATTGTCGTCCTCTATTGCAGGATCTACTCCATGGTGAGGACTAGGAGCCGCAGGCTGACGTTTCGGAAAAACATTACCAAAGCTACTAGGAGCTCAGAAAAGTCGCTAGCCTTGCTCAAGACAGTGATCATAGTCCTGACTGCCTTCATTGCCTGCTGGGCTCCCTTGTTCATCCTGCTTTTGCTGGATGTGGGCTGTAAAGTGAAGACCTGCCCAATCCTCTATAAAGCAGAATATTTCTTAGTACTGGCCGTGCTCAACTCAGCCACGAACCCTATCATCTACACCTTGACAAACAAAGAGATGCGGAGGGCTTTCATCAAGatcctgtgctgctgcaaatGTCCCCCGGCTGATTCGGGGACCAAATTCAAGAGGCCGATCATCGGAGGGATGGAGTTCAGCCGGAGTAAGTCTGACAACTCCTCCCACCCACAGAAGGAGGAAGGCGACCGTCCTGAAACCATCATGTCTTCGGGCAACGTTACCTCATCATCTTAG